One segment of Fusarium oxysporum f. sp. lycopersici 4287 supercont2.54 genomic scaffold, whole genome shotgun sequence DNA contains the following:
- a CDS encoding uncharacterized protein (At least one base has a quality score < 10), with amino-acid sequence MADVSAPMVKSFSMADVSAPMARFSSMADVSAPMARFSSMADVSAPMARFSSMADVSAPMARFSKHGRCVCPDGQIFKHGRCICPDGQIFKHGRCICPDGQIFKHGRCVCPDGQIFKHGRCVCPDGQIFKHGRCICPDGQIFKHGRCICPDGQVFQHGRCICPDGQVFQHGRCVCPDGQIFKHGRCICPDGQIIKHGRCICPDGQIFKHGRCICPDGQIFKHGRCICPDGQIFKHGRCICPDGQVFQHGRCVCPDGQIFKHGRCIWPGYP; translated from the coding sequence ATGGCAGATGTATCTGCCCCGATGGTCAAGTCTTTCAGCATGGCAGATGTGTCTGCCCCGATGGCCAGATTTTCAAGCATGGCAGATGTGTCTGCCCCGATGGCCAGATTTTCAAGCATGGCAGATGTATCTGCCCCGATGGCCAGATTTTCAAGCATGGCAGATGTATCTGCCCCGATGGCCAGATTTTCAAAGCACGGCAGATGTGTCTGCCCCGATGGCCAGATTTTCAAGCATGGCAGATGTATCTGCCCCGATGGCCAGATTTTCAAGCATGGCAGATGTATCTGCCCCGATGGCCAGATTTTCAAGCATGGCAGATGTGTCTGCCCCGATGGCCAGATTTTCAAGCATGGCAGATGTGTCTGCCCTGATGGCCAGATTTTCAAGCATGGCAGATGTATCTGCCCCGATGGCCAGATTTTCAAGCATGGCAGATGTATCTGCCCCGATGGCCAAGTCTTTCAGCATGGCAGATGTATCTGCCCCGATGGCCAAGTCTTTCAGCATGGCAGATGTGTCTGCCCCGATGGCCAGATTTTCAAGCATGGCAGATGTATCTGCCCCGATGGCCAGATTATCAAGCACGGCAGATGTATCTGCCCCGATGGCCAGATTTTCAAGCACGGCAGATGTATCTGCCCCGATGGCCAGATTTTCAAGCATGGCAGATGTATCTGCCCCGATGGCCAGATTTTCAAGCATGGCAGATGTATCTGCCCCGATGGCCAAGTCTTTCAGCATGGCAGATGTGTCTGCCCCGATGGCCAGATTTTCAAGCATGGCAGATGTATCTGGCCTGGATACCCATAA